ACCAGCGCCAGCACCACCGCCGAACCTAGGGCTGCAGCGGCCACGGACCAGCTTGGTGCTTGGTACTTCGTCATTTGGGCCAAGGCGTCTTTGTCGTTGCGGATCATGAACATGCCCAGCCAGGCAATGAAGTTGTTGACGCCGTGCACCAGAATGCAGGCCCGCAGCGAACCGGTGCGGTGGTACAGCCAACCCAGAAACAGGCCCAGCATGGCCGCCGACAACGACTGCGCCGGGTTGAAGTGGATGATGCCGAACAGCACGCTGGTTTGCACAATGGCCTTGGTAGGCCCGTAGTTGCGCGCGAGGCCCGGCAGCAGCACGCCCCGAAACAACCACTCCTCAAATACCGGCGCCATTACGCATACCACCACAAAGCAGAGTACGGGGTGCGCCATCAGCTTCAGCAGCATGTCGGGCAACGACCAGGTAGGCAAATTCAGCCAATGAACGGGCAGCCGCACGAACAGCAGCGCCACCGTGGTGAGGGCTAGCAAGGCATACAGCCCCGGGCCATCGAGGCGGCCGTGCCAGCTGGCCGGCACAATGCGGCCGGGGCCTTCCGTTCGCTGCAGAAACCACACCAGCAACGGCATGGCGAGCGAGGCCAAAGCAATGCCGTAGGTTTCGGCCTGGGCCTCGGGCAACCACTGCGAAAGCACCACCAGCGGGATGCCCGCAATAAGCGAGGCTAGTAGAAACCACCCGAGTACCCACCAGCTTTCGGCGTACGTGGGGTACGCTTTTTTGGGGCGGCGCGGGGTGGCGGGCGCGGCCATCATGTAGGGTTCTTGCGGATAAATGTGTTCCATTGAATGCGGCTTATAAGGCGGCAAAATACACGCAAAAGCAAACCGGGCCCGCGGCAGTGCCGCGGGCCCGGTGCAAAATGATAGAACCGTACTAGGTAGCCAGCGCCCCGGCAGGCCTAGGCAACGGTATTGCCGGCCGGCTCCACGGCGGTTTTTACCAGCTGACCCTGGCCCAGCTTGCTGTTCTTTTTGCCGTACAGGAAGTAAATAACCAAGCCGATGGCCAGCCACACGAACAGGCGTATCCAGGTGTCCTGGGGCAGCGAGAACATCATCACCAGGCAGGTAACGATGCCCAGGATGGGCACCACCGGTACCCACGGCGTACGGAAGGCCCGCGGGGCGTTGGGCTCGCGCTTGCGCATAATCAGCACGCCCACGCACACCATCACGAAGGCCAGCAGCGTACCGATGCTGCACATTTCGCCCACTACCCGGATGGGCACAAAGCCGGCGAACAGGCTAATGAACAAGCCCAGCAGCAGGCTCGACTTCAGCGGCGTCTGGAACTTGGGGTGAATCTGCGAGAAGACTTGGGGCAGCAGCCCGTCGCGCGACATGGAGAAGAACACGCGCGACTGGCCCAGCAAATCAACCAGGATTACCGAGGTGTAGCCGATGAGGATGGCCCCGATGATGGCCGTGCTCAGCCAGCCGTAGGGCGTTTTTTCGATGGCAATGGCCACCGGCGCGGCGCTGTCTTTGAACTCGGTGTAGTTGGCGAGGCCCGTCATGACGTAGCCGAAGAGCACGAACAACACGGTGCACACCAGCAGCGAGCCGATGATGCCGATGGGCATGTTGCGCTGCGGATTTTTGGCCTCCTGCGCCATGGTAGCCACGATATCGAAGCCGATGAACACGAAGAACACCACGCCCGCGCCGCGCAAGATGCCGCTCCAGCCAAACTCGCCGAAGGTACCCGTGTTTTCGGGGATGTACGGCTGGTAGTTGCTGGGGTCGATGTACTGCCAACCCAGGGCAATAAACACCAGCACCACCGACACTTTGAGGGCCACCACGATGGCGTTGAACCACGCCGAACCTTGCGTGCCGCGCACGATAATGGCCGTAATGGCCAGCACGATCAGCACGGCCGGCAGGTTTATCAGCCCGCTTACGGTGCTGCCGTCGGCCAGCGTAGCCGTTTCCCACGGCGACATCATCAGCTGCGGGGGCAGGTGGATGTCGTACTTGCTCAGGAACTTGCCTAGGTAGTTCGACCAGCTGATTGCCACGGTAGCGGCGCCCACCGAGTACTCCAGCACCAAATCCCAGCCGATAATCCAGGCAAACAGTTCGCCCATGGTGGCGTAGGAATACGTGTAGGCCGAGCCGGCCACCGGCACCATGGAGGCAAACTCGGCGTAGCACAAGGCCGAAAACGCGCAGCCCACCGCGGCCACGATAAACGAGAGCGTAATAGCCGGGCCGGTGTGGTTGGCGGCGGCAATGCCCGTGAGCGAAAACAGGCCCGCCCCGATGATTACCCCTACCCCAATGGCAATAAGGTTGAACGGCCCCAGGCTACGCTTAAGCGTGTGCGTACCGCTCTCGGCGGCCTCTTGCCGCAGCAGCTCCAATGATTTTTTAAGCATACAAAAATGGGTACACGGGCTAGCGCCCGTGCGAACGAAAAAGCGCCCTGGCACCCGCCGCGCGCCTGCGCGGGGCAGGCTAAGCGGGCAGCCAACAGGCTTACGATGAAAAGATTACCAAAAAGGTTGGGCGTGGCTTGGGCCAGGCCCTAGGTGGCGGCGCTTGCCCGGGGCAGCGGGAGCGTGCCGCAGCACCACTCCCCGGGCAGCCCGGCTATGCGGCGCCTGTTGGCCTCAACAACAACAACCCACAGCACACGCGGGTGCATGCGCGGCCGTAGCGGCGCTGGCAAACAAGCGGTGTGCGGATGCACGATGGAAACCGGAAACGGGAAAGTGGCAGGTAAAGCCCACAGCTACTTGTTTTTATATGGTCAGGAATTGGCACCGTTCCGGATGATCCGGAGGGTTGCCGGCGCTTCAGGGAGCCTGTCTCTCCACGCCTCTGTATAAAAACAATCCTTCAGAGTAAAGAATTGATGCCGCAAAGGTAGCCCGCAATCCGCGGATTGTGCAAACCAGCCGCTGGCCTAGGTGCCGTGGCGGGCTTACGAGGCCGGCAACAAGCGCATGCGGTAGCAGTTCATGGCGGTTTCGCCGAGCTGCTCGAGCAGGCGGTAGTTGGCCACCAGCCCCACGGCCGCCCCCACCACGGGCAACAGTTGGGCCAGCTTGGCCAGGTCGATGTAGTCGCGGTACTCCTGCTGAAACGTGCGCCAGTCGAAGGTGTTTACATCGGTGGGCAGGGTTTGGCGGTAGGCCTCCCAGTTGGCCAGCCGCTGGTACACCTCGTTGCGCGTTTGCTGGCTGCTGAAGGCCAGCTGAAATACGTGCAGCAGATAGAGGCGCTCTTTGTAATCGTGCACGTTGTAGCCGTAGAGCGCGGCCACATCGAAAAGCAGCTTCAGCTTGATGCCGAGCAGCAACGGGAAGTCGGCCAAGCTCAGCAAAAACCCGCCCGCTCCGGTAACGGCGCCTTCGGCCGCGGCCGTGTTGCGGTAATACTTGATGCGCGTACGCACGGCGGCTTCGCGCTCGGCCAAAGCAGCCTGCAGCAAGGGCTGGCGCGTGGTGTGCATCGACCCGAACAACACCCCGCGCACCATTTGCTTGATGGCCGAGGTAAGGGCCTTGTGCACCCGCTCGGGCAACAGGGCGTTCAGGCGGGTTTGTACGTGGCGCGCAAAGCGGTTTAGCGTCGAGGGCGGCCGCTGCATGCGCTGTTGCCAGGCCCGGAGCTCGTGGTAGGCTTGCTGTTCGTGGGGCGTCATGGAGGAGGGCGGGGCCTAGGTGAATGAAAGCCAAGTACGCAGCCAGAGCGGCGCAGGGTACGCACGCCGGCACCCGGCCCGCTGGTTCGCCGATTTAGCCGTTTATTAGCGGGCCGCTTTCAAGATACCACTCCTACTTTCAGCTTAATGAAACCCGCTTTACTTTGCTTGCTGCTGTTGTTGGGGGCTCCGGCCGTACACGCCCAAAAACGCCCCGTTAAGCGGCCCGCGCCTGCTGCCCGGCCGGCTCAGCCCGTGGTACCGGCTCCCGCCCCGGAGCCAGCGCCCGCACCGGCGCTTTCGGAGGCCGAGCAAGTGGTGCAACGGCAGCTGGACGCCTACAACGCCCGCAACCTCGATGCTTTTGCCGCTACCTACCACGAGCAGGTAGAGCTGCTTACGTTTCCGGCCACGCTACGCTCCAAGGGCGTTGCCAAACTGCGCGAGGGCTACGGCCAGTTTTTCGCCCAAACCCCTGACCTGCATTGCCAGATTATGCACCGCACGGTGCTGGGCAACAAGGTTATCGACCACGAGCGGGTAACGGGCCTGCCCAACGGCCAGGTGCTGGAGGCCGTGGCCATTTACGAAGTAGAGAACGGCCTGATCCGGCGCGTCACGTTTGTGCAGTAGGCCTTACTTCAGGCTGTAAATCCGTTCGATTATCTCCACCACCTTCAGGCCTTCGTGGGCATTGGTGGTGGCCACGGTGCGGTGCTGTAAGGTATCAATCACGTTCTCGATGAGGTGCACGTGGTTGGCGGCGCTGCCCTGGTAGGCGCCGTAGTCGTTGGCGGGGTTGGTGCGGGCCAGCGCGGGCAGTTGGTAGTTGCGGATGTGGCAGTACTCCACCTTATCCATGTACTGGCCGGCGATGCGCAGGCTGCCGTGCTCGGCCACCACCGTAATGGAGCTTTCGAGGTTACGATCCCACACGCTGGTGCTGTACTGCAGGGTGCCGCTGCCGCCGCGCTCCAGATCGAAGGTAACCAGGCCCGAGTCCTCGAACTCGGTGAGGCCCTGATGGTTGAAGTTGCGAAACCGGGCCGCGAGGTTGGTGATGTCGCCGAATACCCAGTACAGCAAATCGACGAAGTGGCTGAACTGCGTGAACAGCGTGCCGCCATCGTGGGCCTGCGTGCCGTGCCAGGAGCCGGGGCGGTAGTAGCGCGCATCGCGGTTCCAGAAGCAATTGATTTGCACCAGGTACACTTGCCCTAGGTGGCCCGCGTCGTACACCTGCTTAAGCCAGGCCGCAGGCGGCGAGTAGCGGTTCTGCATCACGCCAAACACCAGCCGGTTGGTTTGCTGCGCGGTTTGCACAATGGCCTCGGCATCGGCGCGGTGCAGGGCCATGGGTTTTTCGACAACTACATGCAGGCCTTGCCGCAGGGCCCGCGTGGCCTGCTCGGCGTGCAGGTAATTAGGCGTGGCTACCGTCAGCACATCGGCTGCAGGGCCTTGGCCTAGGTACTCATCGAGCGAAGTAAAGAGTGGCACCCCCGGAAACTCCGTCTGCAGCCCAGCCCGCAACGCCGGGTTCCTATCGATAAGAGCTACCAAACGCGCCGCGGGGTTGCGCGCTACCAAGGCGGCGTGGCGCCGCCCAATGTGGCCCACGCCACAGATTACAAAACGAACCACTGGCAGCGCAGCCGCGCCCATTCCGGTAGCAGAGGTACTTGCTGAAAACACACCGCAAGCTCCGAAAAAAGCGGATTCCGCAAGCCTTGTTCATCGTTTGATAAACAATAAAGCGCTCCGCTGCAGCCGCAACGGAGCGCTTTCGCTGAAACGCGCGAACCGAACTTATAGAATACGCTTCAGCTCCTCGAAGTTGCCGTTGGCCACCGAGCGGTTGGTGCAGCCTAGCTGCCGGGCGCTGTTCTGGATGCTCGTAACGCGCGAGCCGGGGTTGGGGTGCGTGCTCAGGAACTCGGGCGAGCGGGCACCGCCTTGCTTTTCGGCCTTGATGAAGAAGCCGGCCGCCCCGTCGCAGGCGTAGTAGCGCGTGCCGTTGAGGTACACGGTAGAGTACTTGTCGGCCTCTTGCTCGAAAGTGCGGCTGAACTTGAGCTGGCCCAGGCCGGCGGCAATTTGGGTGAGCATGTTGGGGTTTTTGCCCAGCACCACGCCCATCAGCAGGCTGATGCCGTACTGGCGCTGCAGCAGCTGGGTGCTGTGGCGGCGGTCGGCGTGGGCAATTTCGTGGCCGATTACCCCGGCCAGCTGGCTTTCGTTGTCGAGGAACTTGATCAGGCCCGTAAACACGTAGATGTGGCCGCCGGGGGTGGCAAACGCGTTTTGCATCTGGTCGTCTTTAATGATCTTGACGTCCCAGGCAAACTGGTTGCGGTACTTGATGTTGCCGTTGTCGAGCACGCGCTTCACCACGCCATCGAGCAGCTGGTAGGCGCGGGCGTTGCCGCTGCGCGAAAGCAGCTGGCCCTTGGCCTGGTACAGCGAGTCGGTTTGGTGGGCTACCTGGGCGCCCAGGGCAATGTCCTGATCGACGGAGAAAATATTGAAGCCTTGGTGGGGCTTGTTGATAGCAGCAGTGGTGAGGCCGGCTAGTGCCGTGAGGCCCGCCAGCAGGCCAAGAAAGGAGCGGGTCATGAGCGTAGTATTCGGGTTGATGACAACTTGTACGGGCGCAAGAAAAAACAGTGCCAGTTGCACCTAGGCCTGGGCCCAGGCCTGCACCGCCGCGCTTACGTAGCGCACCTGCTCGGGCGTGAGCGTGGGGTGGATGGGCAGCGAAAGCACCGTGGCGCACAGTTGCTCGGCCACGGGAAACGCGCCCGGCCCGTGCCCTAGGTACTGGTAAGCCGGCTGCAGATGCAGGGGCACCGGGTAATACACCACCGAGGGCACGCCGTGCTGCCGCAAGTGCTGCTGCAGTGCGTCGCGCCGGGCTGGGTTTTCGAGCCGGATGGTGTACTGATGAAACACGTGCGTGCTGCCGGATTGCCGGGCGGGTACCTGCAGGCCGGCCAGGCCGGCCAAGGCCGCGTCGTACGCGGTTGCCACGCGCTGGCGGGCGGCCGTCCAGGGGCCTAGGTGCGGCAACTTCGCGCGCAGCACGGCAGCCTGCAGGGTATCCAGGCGCGAGTTAAGGCCGATGCGGTGGTGCACGTATTTCTGGCCGCGGCGCTGGCCGTGGTTAGCCAGCTCGTAGAGCTGCGCGGCGCGGGTGGCATCGGCGGTGAGCAGGGCGCCGCCGTCGCCCATGGCCCCTAGGTTTTTGGAGGGGAAAAACGACGTAGTGCCCACCTCTCCTACCGTGCCTGCCGGGGCGCGGCGGCCGTCGGGCAGCTGCCAGGTGGCCCCAATGGCCTGGGCGTTGTCTTCGATGAGGGCGAGGCCGTGCTGGCGGCAAAGCTGCTGCAAGGCGTTCAGGTCGGCGCACTGGCCGTAGAGGTGCACGGCCATAACGGCCCGGGTGCGCGGGGTAATGGCGGCTGCGGCGGCAGCGGCGTCGAGCGTAAAGGTGTCGGGCAGCACATCAGCCAGCACCGGTTTCAGGCCCAGCACCGCTACTGCTTCGGCCGAGGCCACGTAGGTAAACGCGGGCACGATTACTTCGTCGCCGGGGTGCAGGCCCAGGCTCATCAGGGCCAGCTGCAGGGCATCGGTGCCGTTGGCGCAGGGTACCACGTGTGCGCCGCCCAGGTAAGCGCCCAGCTCGTCGGCAAACAGCTGCACTTCGGTGCCCTGAATAAAGTCGCCGGCCTGCATCACGCGGTGCAGGGCCGCATCCAGCTCAGCCTGAATGGGAGCGTGCTGCGCCGGCAAATCGAGCAGCCGAATGGGTACGGGAGGCAAAACAGAATGCAAGGGAACCGGCAAAACAGCGCTGAAAAGCCGAAATATAGCGCAGCTGCGGAGTTTGAATAGGATGCGCGGCTTCGAAAAACGGCCGGCGCAGCTATCCTCAGCGGCAAACATGCGTAACCTACTATGTAACGCTTGCGTTAAGCGGGCCAAGATAGCCGCTGCCGCAAGCGGCTTCCTTCCCACCAAACGTCTGATCATCATGCTTAAGAAAACCATTTCCACGCATGCCCTGGCCCTGCTGTTGCTGGGCGGCGGCATTGCTTTCAGCCAAGCCAGCTGCAACCGCGCCGAGCGCCAGGAAGCCGCCAACGAAACGGCCGCTGCCACCAACGATGCCTACAACGACTTTAAAACGTTTGTAGCCAATACCGAGGCCCGCGCCGACAGCATGGGCGACATCACCGAAGCCGAGTACAACGAAGAAAGCACTCAGCTGAAAAGCGACTACGACAGCAAAGTTGCCGCCGCCGAGGCCGACATGGCCACCTGGGACGACGCCCGCAAAACGGAGTACGAGCAGCTGAAAACCCGCTACAACACGGCCTACACCCGCCGCGAAGAAACGTACCGCAACCGCGGCGCCGTGGCTATGAACACCACCACGGGCGGCAGCTCGGCCAGTGGCAGCAGCTCGATGAACGCCACCTCGGGCGCCGGGGCTATGGGCAAATACTACAAGCCCAGCAACCTCGCCGGTAGCCTCACCGCTGCCAACGCGCGCCAAACCTACGAGAACTTCATTCAGATGGTGAAGCAGAACGAGGACCGCTACGACATCAACGACTGGCGCAACATCAACGCTGAGTGGCGTGCCCTCGACCAAAAGTACGAGCAGATTAAGGGCGACGTAAGCACCGGCGACAAGGCCGAAATTGCCAAGGAAAAGCTGAAGTACGCCGCCTTTAAGTCGTACGACAAAGCCGAAACCCGCGTATCG
The sequence above is drawn from the Hymenobacter sp. YIM 151858-1 genome and encodes:
- a CDS encoding CPBP family intramembrane glutamic endopeptidase, whose protein sequence is MEHIYPQEPYMMAAPATPRRPKKAYPTYAESWWVLGWFLLASLIAGIPLVVLSQWLPEAQAETYGIALASLAMPLLVWFLQRTEGPGRIVPASWHGRLDGPGLYALLALTTVALLFVRLPVHWLNLPTWSLPDMLLKLMAHPVLCFVVVCVMAPVFEEWLFRGVLLPGLARNYGPTKAIVQTSVLFGIIHFNPAQSLSAAMLGLFLGWLYHRTGSLRACILVHGVNNFIAWLGMFMIRNDKDALAQMTKYQAPSWSVAAAALGSAVVLALVVRYLQQATHEPADAAPADAPAAPVVETAP
- a CDS encoding amino acid permease, giving the protein MLKKSLELLRQEAAESGTHTLKRSLGPFNLIAIGVGVIIGAGLFSLTGIAAANHTGPAITLSFIVAAVGCAFSALCYAEFASMVPVAGSAYTYSYATMGELFAWIIGWDLVLEYSVGAATVAISWSNYLGKFLSKYDIHLPPQLMMSPWETATLADGSTVSGLINLPAVLIVLAITAIIVRGTQGSAWFNAIVVALKVSVVLVFIALGWQYIDPSNYQPYIPENTGTFGEFGWSGILRGAGVVFFVFIGFDIVATMAQEAKNPQRNMPIGIIGSLLVCTVLFVLFGYVMTGLANYTEFKDSAAPVAIAIEKTPYGWLSTAIIGAILIGYTSVILVDLLGQSRVFFSMSRDGLLPQVFSQIHPKFQTPLKSSLLLGLFISLFAGFVPIRVVGEMCSIGTLLAFVMVCVGVLIMRKREPNAPRAFRTPWVPVVPILGIVTCLVMMFSLPQDTWIRLFVWLAIGLVIYFLYGKKNSKLGQGQLVKTAVEPAGNTVA
- a CDS encoding EcsC family protein encodes the protein MTPHEQQAYHELRAWQQRMQRPPSTLNRFARHVQTRLNALLPERVHKALTSAIKQMVRGVLFGSMHTTRQPLLQAALAEREAAVRTRIKYYRNTAAAEGAVTGAGGFLLSLADFPLLLGIKLKLLFDVAALYGYNVHDYKERLYLLHVFQLAFSSQQTRNEVYQRLANWEAYRQTLPTDVNTFDWRTFQQEYRDYIDLAKLAQLLPVVGAAVGLVANYRLLEQLGETAMNCYRMRLLPAS
- a CDS encoding nuclear transport factor 2 family protein, which gives rise to MKPALLCLLLLLGAPAVHAQKRPVKRPAPAARPAQPVVPAPAPEPAPAPALSEAEQVVQRQLDAYNARNLDAFAATYHEQVELLTFPATLRSKGVAKLREGYGQFFAQTPDLHCQIMHRTVLGNKVIDHERVTGLPNGQVLEAVAIYEVENGLIRRVTFVQ
- a CDS encoding Gfo/Idh/MocA family protein; its protein translation is MVRFVICGVGHIGRRHAALVARNPAARLVALIDRNPALRAGLQTEFPGVPLFTSLDEYLGQGPAADVLTVATPNYLHAEQATRALRQGLHVVVEKPMALHRADAEAIVQTAQQTNRLVFGVMQNRYSPPAAWLKQVYDAGHLGQVYLVQINCFWNRDARYYRPGSWHGTQAHDGGTLFTQFSHFVDLLYWVFGDITNLAARFRNFNHQGLTEFEDSGLVTFDLERGGSGTLQYSTSVWDRNLESSITVVAEHGSLRIAGQYMDKVEYCHIRNYQLPALARTNPANDYGAYQGSAANHVHLIENVIDTLQHRTVATTNAHEGLKVVEIIERIYSLK
- a CDS encoding M48 family metalloprotease, which produces MTRSFLGLLAGLTALAGLTTAAINKPHQGFNIFSVDQDIALGAQVAHQTDSLYQAKGQLLSRSGNARAYQLLDGVVKRVLDNGNIKYRNQFAWDVKIIKDDQMQNAFATPGGHIYVFTGLIKFLDNESQLAGVIGHEIAHADRRHSTQLLQRQYGISLLMGVVLGKNPNMLTQIAAGLGQLKFSRTFEQEADKYSTVYLNGTRYYACDGAAGFFIKAEKQGGARSPEFLSTHPNPGSRVTSIQNSARQLGCTNRSVANGNFEELKRIL
- a CDS encoding DegT/DnrJ/EryC1/StrS family aminotransferase, which produces MPPVPIRLLDLPAQHAPIQAELDAALHRVMQAGDFIQGTEVQLFADELGAYLGGAHVVPCANGTDALQLALMSLGLHPGDEVIVPAFTYVASAEAVAVLGLKPVLADVLPDTFTLDAAAAAAAITPRTRAVMAVHLYGQCADLNALQQLCRQHGLALIEDNAQAIGATWQLPDGRRAPAGTVGEVGTTSFFPSKNLGAMGDGGALLTADATRAAQLYELANHGQRRGQKYVHHRIGLNSRLDTLQAAVLRAKLPHLGPWTAARQRVATAYDAALAGLAGLQVPARQSGSTHVFHQYTIRLENPARRDALQQHLRQHGVPSVVYYPVPLHLQPAYQYLGHGPGAFPVAEQLCATVLSLPIHPTLTPEQVRYVSAAVQAWAQA
- a CDS encoding DUF6565 domain-containing protein; translation: MLKKTISTHALALLLLGGGIAFSQASCNRAERQEAANETAAATNDAYNDFKTFVANTEARADSMGDITEAEYNEESTQLKSDYDSKVAAAEADMATWDDARKTEYEQLKTRYNTAYTRREETYRNRGAVAMNTTTGGSSASGSSSMNATSGAGAMGKYYKPSNLAGSLTAANARQTYENFIQMVKQNEDRYDINDWRNINAEWRALDQKYEQIKGDVSTGDKAEIAKEKLKYAAFKSYDKAETRVSQGADLATGKREEAAAKGSGVRLEQSARNAGSDAKEVGKDAAETGKNVGQKVGGAVKGAYKEVKSEVKNTDND